In Kangiella koreensis DSM 16069, a single window of DNA contains:
- the gspM gene encoding type II secretion system protein GspM, giving the protein MSAIKTLYSGLQKREQNMVLALGIAMTILLVFLLVVLPLKSYFDNLNDDLSYYESQMVTVQKQVAAIKSAGPAKANNTNVSLNQLVNQSAKSFGLSFSRIEERERNKEIQLRLDDVEFDQLLRWISLLEQERGLVVDTLRVSKKDTVGKVDASIKLIKVS; this is encoded by the coding sequence ATGAGCGCTATTAAAACTTTGTATTCTGGATTGCAGAAGCGCGAGCAGAATATGGTGTTAGCACTCGGGATTGCTATGACTATCTTGCTGGTTTTTTTGTTGGTTGTGTTGCCATTGAAAAGTTATTTTGACAATTTAAATGATGATTTAAGTTACTACGAAAGTCAGATGGTTACTGTTCAGAAGCAAGTCGCAGCGATTAAAAGTGCGGGTCCGGCAAAGGCCAATAATACTAATGTGTCTCTAAACCAGTTGGTTAATCAGAGCGCAAAAAGTTTTGGTCTTAGTTTCTCTCGAATTGAAGAGCGCGAACGTAATAAAGAGATTCAATTGCGGTTGGATGATGTCGAGTTTGACCAGTTACTGCGTTGGATTTCACTGTTAGAGCAGGAGCGCGGATTAGTTGTTGATACATTACGAGTTTCAAAAAAGGATACTGTGGGCAAAGTGGATGCTTCGATCAAACTGATTAAAGTTTCATGA
- the gspH gene encoding type II secretion system minor pseudopilin GspH, whose amino-acid sequence MKPISTATISKQSFRHPITQAGFTLLEILIALAIAGIMLSVAVIAFSDNDAAKLKNKAHQLFGLIQIAQEESIIRGIEVGIRVEQDGYSFMIYDGTRWNPLQDHPLLRKVELDEPIEMYVNVEGQEALLGSSNDDVVKGDAENEQAEDEQTNKVEPPQIFILSSGEMNEFTVTIGLDRDDARFYRVTGNYLGDVELTPAIEGHYRHDWDLELNESF is encoded by the coding sequence ATGAAGCCAATTTCAACCGCGACAATCAGTAAGCAGTCTTTTAGACATCCCATTACTCAAGCAGGGTTCACCCTGCTTGAAATTCTTATAGCCCTGGCAATTGCGGGCATCATGTTGTCGGTGGCAGTAATCGCCTTTTCGGATAATGATGCGGCAAAATTGAAGAATAAAGCACATCAACTCTTTGGTCTGATACAGATTGCACAAGAAGAATCGATCATTCGTGGTATTGAGGTTGGGATTCGAGTCGAGCAGGATGGCTACAGCTTCATGATATATGACGGAACGCGCTGGAACCCATTGCAAGACCATCCATTGTTGCGAAAGGTTGAGTTAGATGAGCCTATTGAAATGTATGTCAATGTTGAAGGGCAGGAAGCTTTGCTCGGAAGCTCAAATGATGACGTGGTGAAAGGTGATGCAGAAAATGAACAGGCCGAGGACGAGCAAACCAATAAGGTTGAACCACCACAAATCTTCATTCTCTCCAGCGGCGAAATGAATGAGTTTACGGTGACTATTGGTTTAGACAGAGATGATGCAAGGTTTTACCGTGTGACCGGTAATTACTTAGGTGATGTCGAATTGACACCAGCCATCGAAGGGCATTACCGCCATGACTGGGACTTGGAACTGAATGAATCGTTTTAA
- the gspI gene encoding type II secretion system minor pseudopilin GspI yields MKSIMGKRQKGLSLLELLIALAVFAIFITPMLTGLYAASVTAIGNAKERTLASYIAQNHLAELQLNDEWPSVGRKQGEVEFVGQEWRWEQEVANTADENMRRVTVVILTGEQGSFSMIGFVGKKEKD; encoded by the coding sequence ATGAAATCAATAATGGGCAAACGACAAAAAGGCTTAAGCCTGCTGGAGCTATTAATAGCCTTGGCAGTGTTTGCTATTTTTATTACGCCCATGTTAACTGGGTTGTATGCTGCCAGCGTGACCGCGATTGGCAATGCCAAAGAACGGACATTAGCCAGCTACATTGCCCAAAATCATTTGGCCGAGTTGCAACTTAATGATGAATGGCCTTCAGTAGGGCGTAAACAAGGGGAAGTTGAGTTTGTGGGCCAGGAGTGGCGTTGGGAACAGGAGGTTGCCAATACAGCGGATGAAAATATGCGTAGGGTGACTGTAGTTATTTTAACGGGAGAGCAGGGCAGCTTTTCGATGATTGGATTTGTCGGTAAGAAAGAGAAAGACTGA
- the gspL gene encoding type II secretion system protein GspL produces MKDRLFIRLKSDEESLEWGLLTYEESVPKLKEQGELLLDDMIALAEQANQQEVILLLPASRVRCFNVKAPTRSRKQLEKAVPYILEEQVLDNVEHQMFALGGVNSNGMLAVNVIDKAYLSSVLERLKEAAIEPDFAVSDAACLPLFEDAWTLLEHDDSVLVRQSANEYWSTEVDMLEDLVNWNLQTQFEENQTVSQAARIYSPDEQSELLSGVAGLAIQKMSVDNSLEWLCSQFDNSSINLLQQEFSSQKKSQMNLGQWKLPTIAASVLIGVGIIYMISQMIVLGQQRANLKQQMLVSVQEVFPNINDVNTGLIQVSNRFSTLGGDAASSNSFMLLFDRSLAAINPKEIKVSQLEYLSSQAQLSFDVEAASYTTLTGAQNKLESSGMQVEMRNASENGGVWSARISVGVKQ; encoded by the coding sequence ATGAAAGATCGATTATTTATTCGATTAAAAAGTGATGAAGAGTCTTTGGAGTGGGGACTCTTAACCTATGAGGAGTCTGTTCCTAAACTTAAGGAGCAGGGTGAGTTATTGCTGGATGATATGATTGCGCTTGCTGAACAAGCTAATCAACAGGAAGTCATACTGCTATTACCAGCCAGTCGAGTACGCTGTTTTAATGTTAAAGCACCAACACGAAGCCGTAAACAATTGGAAAAAGCCGTTCCTTACATATTGGAGGAGCAGGTGCTCGACAATGTAGAGCATCAAATGTTTGCTTTAGGTGGTGTTAACAGTAATGGGATGTTAGCTGTTAATGTTATTGATAAGGCCTACCTGTCCAGTGTACTTGAGCGGCTTAAAGAAGCAGCTATTGAGCCAGATTTTGCAGTTTCAGATGCCGCATGCTTACCATTATTTGAGGATGCGTGGACGTTATTAGAACATGATGATTCTGTTTTAGTCAGACAGTCTGCCAATGAATACTGGTCAACTGAAGTAGACATGCTGGAGGATTTAGTTAACTGGAATTTACAGACTCAATTTGAAGAAAATCAAACAGTCTCACAGGCAGCCCGAATTTATAGCCCTGACGAGCAAAGTGAATTGCTTTCAGGTGTTGCAGGATTAGCTATTCAGAAAATGTCAGTCGATAACAGCTTGGAATGGTTATGTAGTCAGTTTGATAATTCGTCGATCAATCTTTTACAGCAAGAGTTTTCATCGCAGAAGAAAAGCCAGATGAACTTGGGCCAATGGAAACTTCCGACAATTGCTGCTAGCGTTCTTATTGGAGTCGGTATCATTTATATGATTAGCCAAATGATTGTACTGGGTCAACAGAGAGCGAATTTAAAGCAGCAGATGTTGGTCAGTGTTCAGGAGGTTTTCCCTAATATCAATGATGTGAATACTGGATTGATACAAGTATCAAATCGTTTTTCAACTTTGGGGGGGGATGCTGCTTCATCGAATAGCTTTATGCTCTTATTTGATAGGTCATTGGCAGCAATTAACCCAAAAGAAATTAAAGTTTCTCAGTTGGAGTATTTATCGAGCCAGGCGCAATTAAGCTTTGATGTCGAAGCAGCTAGCTATACAACATTAACCGGTGCACAAAATAAATTAGAATCTTCCGGTATGCAAGTCGAGATGCGAAATGCATCAGAAAACGGCGGGGTTTGGTCGGCTAGAATATCTGTAGGAGTCAAACAATGA
- a CDS encoding type II secretion system protein N has protein sequence MKKWVLGSIIGVTVLLIFLVVMAPARIVLPWATNDLKQLTLNQPSGTIWEASLESITYQGRSIEDISIKTSFFNLLIGNLSSHITVNDNGVSLEGDVILNSQNMVVNSARYQIEASSILDWVQLPITELSGRFIGDINGIELATKELKTLDANGYWQNAVVGYPNSVLELGDIHFTVERTDNGRALLTITDNPGILDLKGTLEVGFDKQYQLDVSTQTDVPSNIKQWLTQLGRTEDNRILIKWNGRLP, from the coding sequence ATGAAGAAATGGGTTTTAGGCTCCATAATTGGAGTTACGGTATTATTGATATTCTTGGTTGTCATGGCCCCGGCAAGAATCGTGTTGCCGTGGGCAACCAATGATCTGAAACAACTGACACTCAATCAGCCTTCGGGAACTATATGGGAGGCTTCTTTAGAGTCAATCACATATCAAGGTCGCTCGATTGAAGATATCTCCATTAAGACTAGCTTTTTCAATTTGCTGATTGGGAACCTAAGTTCTCATATTACAGTCAATGATAATGGCGTGTCTCTGGAGGGTGATGTCATCCTTAATAGCCAGAACATGGTTGTGAATAGTGCTCGTTACCAGATTGAAGCATCGAGCATTCTGGATTGGGTACAACTACCGATCACCGAGCTTTCGGGGCGTTTCATAGGTGACATTAATGGTATTGAATTAGCGACTAAAGAATTGAAAACATTAGATGCCAATGGCTATTGGCAGAATGCGGTAGTTGGCTATCCCAATTCGGTTCTTGAGCTTGGCGACATTCATTTCACTGTTGAGCGTACTGACAATGGCCGAGCATTACTAACTATTACCGACAACCCAGGAATACTAGATCTGAAAGGTACGCTTGAAGTCGGTTTCGATAAGCAGTATCAACTTGATGTCAGCACACAGACTGATGTTCCTTCAAATATTAAACAGTGGTTAACTCAGTTGGGTCGGACTGAAGACAACAGGATCCTTATTAAATGGAATGGTCGCCTGCCTTAA
- the gspG gene encoding type II secretion system major pseudopilin GspG, which yields MKRILRKQKGFTLTEILIALAIVAIMGTVVTLSLLGNTDKANLQKLKSDLGTIEMALQNYKLDNGYFPTTEQGLRALIEKPSTNPVPQNYPRNGYLGSRAIPTDPWKREYVYMQPGRNHDYDLYTLGADGRPGGDGENMDISPWNVHEANFNRDNQ from the coding sequence ATGAAACGTATATTGCGCAAACAGAAAGGTTTTACCTTAACTGAGATTTTGATTGCCTTAGCAATCGTTGCCATTATGGGTACCGTAGTGACATTAAGTTTATTGGGTAATACTGATAAAGCTAATTTGCAGAAGTTGAAGTCTGATCTAGGTACTATCGAGATGGCTTTGCAAAACTACAAATTGGACAATGGCTATTTCCCAACTACTGAGCAAGGTTTACGAGCCTTGATTGAGAAGCCTTCAACTAATCCAGTGCCACAGAATTATCCACGTAACGGTTATCTAGGCAGCCGTGCGATCCCTACTGATCCTTGGAAGCGTGAATATGTTTATATGCAACCAGGACGTAACCATGATTATGACCTCTATACTTTAGGTGCTGATGGTCGTCCGGGTGGTGACGGTGAGAATATGGACATTAGTCCTTGGAATGTACATGAAGCCAATTTCAACCGCGACAATCAGTAA
- the gspK gene encoding type II secretion system minor pseudopilin GspK, protein MNKRSSTTVSKQICKANRQDGIALITVLVIFSVLSIMSIHILSNQNMNNRRTANIINSSKAYQYMYGAEEFAKSLLQNYFEESEQERVHRNQPWAQSPMMFPIEQNMGQLQGSIKDMHSCFNLNSIIMESVAQAGGPNDEREGEQLGGLQVVEESTGDRNKVLPGQKLFTKLIEPLIESGESSPQALATAVRDWIDDDLEPSGIDGAEDYTYTGYTKPYRTGNTFMAHTSELMVVKGFDANIYDSIKDYICVLPTEQGTINVNTVKPEHAELVWILLEDVDLATVRQALEQLPEDGYDEATFFETLGSGKVSQDGRGRLVFDSQYMQLTATAMVQTGNAKVQSLLMKSDNEFQVVARHIGD, encoded by the coding sequence TTGAACAAGCGATCTTCTACAACAGTGTCAAAACAAATATGCAAAGCGAATCGTCAAGATGGCATCGCTTTAATTACAGTGCTAGTGATATTCAGCGTATTAAGTATTATGTCGATTCATATTTTATCTAATCAGAATATGAATAACCGTCGTACAGCTAATATTATTAACAGCTCTAAAGCCTATCAGTATATGTACGGCGCTGAGGAGTTTGCTAAAAGCTTGTTGCAGAATTATTTTGAAGAAAGTGAGCAGGAAAGAGTTCACAGAAACCAGCCCTGGGCACAGAGTCCTATGATGTTCCCTATTGAACAAAATATGGGGCAGCTACAAGGTTCTATAAAAGACATGCATAGCTGCTTTAACCTCAACAGCATTATTATGGAATCAGTGGCTCAGGCTGGAGGCCCCAATGATGAAAGAGAGGGCGAACAATTGGGTGGTTTACAGGTGGTAGAAGAGTCAACTGGCGATAGAAATAAAGTGCTACCAGGTCAAAAACTTTTTACCAAGTTAATTGAGCCTCTCATCGAAAGCGGAGAATCATCACCTCAAGCCTTAGCTACAGCTGTTCGTGACTGGATTGATGATGACCTTGAACCTAGCGGTATCGATGGTGCAGAAGATTATACCTATACCGGCTATACCAAGCCTTATCGGACAGGCAATACATTTATGGCCCACACCAGCGAGTTGATGGTGGTGAAGGGATTTGATGCTAATATTTATGACAGCATAAAAGATTATATTTGTGTGTTGCCCACTGAACAGGGAACCATTAATGTTAATACGGTGAAGCCTGAGCATGCAGAACTGGTTTGGATACTATTAGAAGATGTTGACCTGGCTACGGTTAGACAGGCTTTAGAACAGTTACCAGAAGATGGTTACGATGAAGCCACCTTTTTTGAGACTTTGGGGAGTGGTAAGGTGTCTCAAGATGGGCGCGGCAGATTAGTTTTTGATAGCCAGTATATGCAGCTAACTGCAACGGCAATGGTGCAAACTGGAAATGCTAAAGTGCAGTCATTACTGATGAAATCTGACAATGAATTTCAAGTGGTTGCACGCCACATTGGAGATTAG
- the gspJ gene encoding type II secretion system minor pseudopilin GspJ: MKRLDLKQSAFTLTEIMVALFVFSIVVAGALQVFTFVQKASDSNDKQIQRLREVQMAVRQLEEDIRYLVPRTRRDEYGDTSPLIVGESNSVNSYLEFTRAGWRNPAKLQRSELQHLKYEFVDDELLRHHWLYIDPAQEGQELTRVMLKGVNEFKLEFLDQESWKEDWIIDRGTKGSMPQAIKVTISLQDYGEIYRLFPLTDFSTSERGDDGSGDGRSGGESERDNDGSDNRGRR; the protein is encoded by the coding sequence ATGAAAAGACTAGATTTAAAGCAGTCAGCATTTACTCTTACCGAAATAATGGTCGCGTTATTTGTATTTAGTATTGTGGTAGCAGGAGCATTACAGGTATTTACCTTTGTACAAAAAGCTTCGGATTCTAATGACAAACAAATCCAGAGATTACGTGAAGTACAAATGGCGGTTCGACAGTTGGAAGAAGATATCCGCTATCTGGTTCCACGAACACGTCGGGATGAGTACGGAGATACCTCGCCGCTTATTGTTGGCGAAAGCAATAGCGTCAATAGTTATCTGGAATTTACTCGGGCAGGTTGGCGAAATCCAGCAAAGCTACAGCGTAGCGAGTTACAACATTTAAAATATGAGTTTGTTGACGATGAGCTATTACGACACCATTGGCTGTATATCGATCCAGCACAAGAAGGACAGGAATTAACGCGAGTGATGTTAAAAGGCGTCAATGAGTTCAAGCTTGAATTTCTAGATCAGGAAAGCTGGAAAGAAGATTGGATCATTGACCGCGGCACTAAGGGCTCTATGCCACAAGCTATAAAAGTCACTATTTCATTACAAGATTATGGAGAGATTTATCGGCTATTTCCGTTAACTGATTTTAGTACTAGCGAGCGTGGTGATGACGGTAGTGGTGATGGCAGGAGTGGTGGTGAATCAGAACGCGATAATGACGGTAGTGATAACCGTGGGAGGCGTTAG